A DNA window from Malus domestica chromosome 12, GDT2T_hap1 contains the following coding sequences:
- the LOC103450712 gene encoding protein SCAR2-like isoform X5 translates to MPLTRYQIRNEYGLADPELYGAADRDDPEALLEGVAMAGLVGVLRQLGDLAEFAAEIFHDLHEEVMGTATRGHGLVVRVQQLEADFPSIEKALLSQTNHSSFFSNPGVDWHPNLRSEQNMITRGDLPRFVMDSYEECRGPPRLFLLDKFDVAGAGACLKRYTDPSFFKVESASSITVEMQREKKTRKVKQKKGSRWRNGETPEVALTSHAKSNAKLHELFLEERIENRSSDPVCRVKLKKRHLNGSAVDSKTGKSYMKTFLETLSPEHKLICETSVAPPLLRLTLDDSGEPDLRILDITTVSPAEMSPEREIASFSPDVHKDILKPSIDGFNRGVFDREIPEGSDPNSDVETNENYSNLHQVAADMQLAVGGEHKTEGSMEGSTLSSYVERTSEVDNYMDALANIESEMEINNEFQPKNNLRFQNVEKYGIDSNADDGHLELQTRFSDSQSIGNSSTSDDGKNSFEKDTASFSHSDNPNNVVENSPSECNGAAKEFPFTETCGAEIFEMSSNQQSEFVDPLAATTKKHALSHNACIVEDINPDPGDTSYSSFVRDTSPTLQHSDPGANSPVVSLAGPVLDDTPSDEIKVGYKSLDIDENVTNLDNSLAVVPNSQTNDESPSTSPRHPVDESDIEALGVSSDALPHLSKVESLASEDQSGNIAVNEILQTQCADEDSLERFARKFDSPRLSISSTEEQLSSALPEEQTSSVNSEVVPFMVDAARNHSSEEPAVDAAQSHSSEEPVVDAPQTHGLIDQQDAWQAHFLTEQQDAPETCGLTKQQDASQTHGLTKQQDASQTHGLTEQQDVPQTNGLIEQQLSDLDEDVPQIESVKEEAGVPHYEEKFNVEERSRAMDDEELRLFTSHADVGGDIVSVELTSNCPTFPGHEDHVDSDEVVPETLNVETVAVPSAAVAEPDNDVNDVSYSSPNAISSSPTNFINLHGSLPGFGDFRDKESELDEVSPESVTDSEVQMEASKTDVSPDSESNSSQTVTHDHSSPKASDDGQNFSLDEQIENSLAVCDVPAESNPSESTTYDHSSSKVFDDGHNFTLDELTESSLAVGDVTIDSASLENTEVVSSPTCYLPEPETSLENSLELQANQVDIKDLPTDGARDQPEADLKRSLQVQSAELDVESSEEDQASIILSSLQSVQAGSQNHMDLEKPNQLPSTEHINQEVCWDASPESHPEYLPSQALTSEFLPESSGQELLVTKQTLESLDSTLPRSVLPPEATVVNLEDMPPLPPLPPMQWRMGKQHASLFSQRELVGVGQDSLLPIQPPESDEKAQFDMPAPQREVLPPQNPFLPLTSEEGEKFQHVSEPVMGGAQFSNSFLSLPEASHDGSGSNHLASEEEKVKTGSNPFTGPSSECITFTHDPESSHGSIIQPVQQVTPETGIEPKILQHSLKNSESELGEPLSTSVTAPPMVEQPQHSLPTSEGEIAWSSHNSAVMSDYEGGRSNGVPVSKLPRPRNPLIDAVAAHGQSKLRKVTERVRPQVEPKVDERDSMLQQIRTKSFNLKPAMMTRSSTVTRPSIQGPATNLRVAAILEKANAIRQAHAGSDEDDDDDSWSDT, encoded by the exons ATGCCGTTGACGAGGTACCAGATAAGGAACGAGTACGGCTTGGCCGATCCGGAACTGTACGGAGCAGCCGATAGGGATGATCCGGAGGCTCTTCTGGAAGGCGTGGCCATGGCGGGCCTCGTCGGCGTTTTGCGGCAGCTGGGCGACCTTGCCGA GTTTGCTGCTGAAATATTTCATGACTTGCACGAGGAAGTAATGGGAACCGCTACACGAGGCCACGGTCTAGTGGTTCGTGTCCAACAGCTTGAAGCAGACTTTCCTTCAATTGAGAAGGCACTTCTATCTCAAACCAATCATTCTTCATTCTTTTCCAACCCAG GGGTTGATTGGCATCCTAATCTGCGTTCTGAACAGAATATGATCACCCGTGGAGACTTACCTCGCTTTGTAATGGATTCTTATGAAGAATGCCGTGGTCCTCCCCGGCTGTTCCTTTTGGACAA GTTTGATGTTGCTGGAGCTGGGGCATGTTTGAAGCGGTACACTGATCCATCATTCTTTAAAGTCGAATCAGCATCTTCAATAACAGTAGAGAtgcagagagaaaagaaaacccGTAAAGTGAAG CAGAAGAAAGGATCCCGCTGGAGGAATGGAGAAACCCCAGAAGTTGCACTGACGTCACATGCCAAGTCAAATGCCAA ACTGCATGAATTGTTCCTGGAGGAGCGTATTGAGAATCGTTCCAGTGATCCTGTATGTCGTGTGAAATTGAAGAAAAGGCATTTGAATGGATCTGCAGTTGACTCAAAAACTGGGAAAAGTTACATGAAAACATTTCTGGAGACTCTTTCACCAGAACACAAACTTATTTGTGAAACTTCTGTTGCTCCACCGCTCTTGAGATTGACCTTAGATGATAGTGGTGAGCCAGACCTTAGAATACTTGACATCACTACAGTGAGTCCTGCTGAAATGTCCCCAGAAAGGGAAATTGCTAGCTTTTCACCTGATGTCCATAAAGATATATTAAAACCATCCATAGATGGCTTTAATAGGGGGGTTTTTGATAGAGAAATTCCAGAGGGGTCTGATCCAAACTCTGATGTTGAGACAAATGAAAATTATTCCAACCTTCATCAGGTGGCAGCAGATATGCAATTAGCAGTTGGTGGAGAACATAAAACTGAAGGCAGCATGGAGGGGTCCACCCTCTCCAGTTATGTTGAGAGGACAAGTGAGGTAGACAATTACATGGATGCTCTTGCAAATATAGAATCAGAAATGGAAATTAACAATGAATTTCAGCCTAAGAACAATCTACGCTTCCAGAATGTGGAGAAATATGGGATAGACTCTAATGCAGATGATGGGCATCTGGAGCTTCAAACTCGATTTTCGgattctcaatcaattggaAACTCCTCTACATCAGATGACGGGAAGAATTCATTTGAAAAAGATACAGCCAGTTTTTCGCACTCTgataatccaaacaatgtggttgAGAATTCACCATCAGAGTGTAATGGAGCAGCTAAAGAATTCCCTTTCACTGAAACCTGTGGAGCTGAGATTTTTGAGATGTCGTCCAACCAGCAATCTGAATTCGTGGATCCCCTAGCAGCCACAACAAAGAAGCATGCGTTGTCTCATAATGCATGCATTGTGGAAGACATAAACCCTGATCCTGGAGATACATCTTACAGTTCATTTGTTAGGGATACAAGTCCTACACTACAGCACTCAGACCCTGGAGCAAACTCGCCAGTGGTATCATTGGCCGGACCTGTGTTAGATGATACCCCCTCTGACGAAATTAAAGTTGGTTATAAATCACTAGACATTGATGAAAATGTGACAAATCTGGATAATTCTCTGGCTGTTGTCCCCAACTCCCAGACTAACGATGAATCCCCAAGTACTTCACCAAGACATCCTGTTGATGAATCAGATATAGAAGCTTTAGGTGTCAGTTCTGATGCTTTGCCACATTTATCAAAAGTTGAATCCCTTGCTTCTGAAGATCAAAGTGGAAATATTGCTGTGAATGAAATACTTCAGACACAATGTGCTGATGAAGATTCCTTAGAAAGATTTGCGAGAAAGTTTGATTCACCACGTTTAAGTATTTCATCAACAGAAGAGCAGCTTTCCTCAGCTCTGCCAGAAGAACAAACATCTTCAG TCAACTCTGAAGTAGTGCCGTTTATGGTGGATGCTGCACGGAATCATAGCTCAGAAGAGCCTGCAGTGGACGCTGCACAGAGTCATAGCTCAGAAGAGCCTGTAGTGGATGCTCCACAGACACATGGTCTAATAGATCAGCAGGATGCTTGGCAGGCACATTTCCTAACCGAGCAGCAGGATGCTCCAGAGACATGTGGCCTAACAAAGCAGCAGGATGCTTCACAAACACATGGCCTAACAAAGCAGCAGGATGCTTCACAAACACATGGCCTAACAGAGCAGCAGGATGTTCCCCAGACAAATGGCCTAATAGAGCAGCAATTATCTGATTTAGACGAGGACGTTCCCCAAATTGAATCTGTTAAAGAAGAAGCGGGTGTTCCACATTATGAAGAAAAATTCAATGTAGAAGAGAGATCTAGGGCCATGGATGACGAGGAATTACGATTATTCACCAGCCATGCCGATGTAGGAGGTGATATCGTTTCTGTGGAACTGACATCTAATTGTCCAACTTTCCCAGGCCATGAGGATCATGTGGATTCAGATGAAGTGGTGCCTGAAACACTAAATGTAGAAACTGTTGCTGTGCCCTCTGCTGCTGTTGCCGAACCTGATAATGACGTCAATGATGTCAGTTATTCATCTCCAAATGCAATTTCTTCTTCACCAACGAATTTTATAAATTTGCATGGATCTCTTCCAGGATTTGGGGATTTTCGTGACAAAGAATCTGAACTGGATGAGGTTTCTCCAGAATCTGTCACAGACTCAGAAGTGCAAATGGAAGCAAGTAAAACAGATGTTTCTCCAGATTCAGAATCTAACTCAAGTCAAACAGTTACTCATGACCATTCCAGTCCAAAAGCATCTGATGATGGTCAAAATTTCTCTCTGGATGAACAGATTGAGAACAGTTTGGCTGTGTGTGATGTCCCTGCAGAATCAAACCCAAGCGAATCAACTACTTATGACCATTCCAGTTCAAAAGTATTTGACGATGGTCATAATTTCACTCTGGATGAACTAACTGAAAGCAGTTTGGCTGTTGGAGATGTGACCATAGACTCAGCATCTTTAGAAAATACAGAAGTTGTGTCTTCACCTACCTGCTACCTCCCAGAGCCTGAAACTAGTTTGGAGAATTCATTGGAGTTGCAAGCAAATCAAGTTGATATCAAGGATTTGCCAACAGATGGAGCAAGGGATCAGCCAGAAGCTGACTTAAAGCGTTCTCTGCAGGTTCAATCTGCTGAGCTTGATGTGGAAAGTTCTGAAGAAGATCAAGCGAGTATCATCTTATCAAGTCTTCAATCTGTACAGGCAGGGTCTCAAAACCACATGGATCTGGAGAAACCCAACCAGTTACCCTCTACGGAGCACATCAATCAGGAAGTATGCTGGGATGCTTCCCCGGAATCTCATCCTGAATATCTTCCAAGCCAAGCTTTAACATCAGAGTTCTTACCAGAATCATCAGGCCAGGAACTTCTTGTTACGAAGCAAACATTAGAATCATTAGATTCTACCCTTCCTAGATCAGTCCTGCCCCCTGAAGCTACCGTGGTCAATCTGGAAGACATGCCACCATTGCCACCTTTACCACCAATgcaatggaggatgggaaaacAACACGCTTCCCTTTTTTCACAGAGAGAATTGGTTGGAGTTGGTCAGGATTCGTTGCTGCCAATACAGCCACCGGAATCTGATGAGAAAGCTCAATTTGATATGCCAGCACCACAGAGAGAGGTGCTGCCTCCCCAGAACCCATTTTTGCCTCTCACGTCTGAAGAAGGCGAGAAGTTCCAACATGTTTCTGAACCTGTAATGG GGGGGGCACAATTTTCAAACTCATTTTTATCGTTACCAGAGGCATCTCATGATGGGTCTGGAAGTAATCACTTAGCTTCAGAGGAAGAAAAAGTTAAGACTGGTTCAAATCCATTCACTGGACCAAGCTCGGAATGTATAACTTTTACACATGACCCTGAATCTTCTCATGGATCGATTATCCAGCCAGTGCAGCAGGTAACTCCGGAGACAGGTATTGAGCCTAAGATACTTCAACATTCACTGAAAAATTCAGAATCAGAACTAGGAGAACCTCTTTCCACATCTGTGACAGCACCACCAAT
- the LOC103450712 gene encoding protein SCAR2-like isoform X6: MPLTRYQIRNEYGLADPELYGAADRDDPEALLEGVAMAGLVGVLRQLGDLAEFAAEIFHDLHEEVMGTATRGHGLVVRVQQLEADFPSIEKALLSQTNHSSFFSNPGVDWHPNLRSEQNMITRGDLPRFVMDSYEECRGPPRLFLLDKFDVAGAGACLKRYTDPSFFKVESASSITVEMQREKKTRKVKKKGSRWRNGETPEVALTSHAKSNAKLHELFLEERIENRSSDPVCRVKLKKRHLNGSAVDSKTGKSYMKTFLETLSPEHKLICETSVAPPLLRLTLDDSGEPDLRILDITTVSPAEMSPEREIASFSPDVHKDILKPSIDGFNRGVFDREIPEGSDPNSDVETNENYSNLHQVAADMQLAVGGEHKTEGSMEGSTLSSYVERTSEVDNYMDALANIESEMEINNEFQPKNNLRFQNVEKYGIDSNADDGHLELQTRFSDSQSIGNSSTSDDGKNSFEKDTASFSHSDNPNNVVENSPSECNGAAKEFPFTETCGAEIFEMSSNQQSEFVDPLAATTKKHALSHNACIVEDINPDPGDTSYSSFVRDTSPTLQHSDPGANSPVVSLAGPVLDDTPSDEIKVGYKSLDIDENVTNLDNSLAVVPNSQTNDESPSTSPRHPVDESDIEALGVSSDALPHLSKVESLASEDQSGNIAVNEILQTQCADEDSLERFARKFDSPRLSISSTEEQLSSALPEEQTSSVNSEVVPFMVDAARNHSSEEPAVDAAQSHSSEEPVVDAPQTHGLIDQQDAWQAHFLTEQQDAPETCGLTKQQDASQTHGLTKQQDASQTHGLTEQQDVPQTNGLIEQQLSDLDEDVPQIESVKEEAGVPHYEEKFNVEERSRAMDDEELRLFTSHADVGGDIVSVELTSNCPTFPGHEDHVDSDEVVPETLNVETVAVPSAAVAEPDNDVNDVSYSSPNAISSSPTNFINLHGSLPGFGDFRDKESELDEVSPESVTDSEVQMEASKTDVSPDSESNSSQTVTHDHSSPKASDDGQNFSLDEQIENSLAVCDVPAESNPSESTTYDHSSSKVFDDGHNFTLDELTESSLAVGDVTIDSASLENTEVVSSPTCYLPEPETSLENSLELQANQVDIKDLPTDGARDQPEADLKRSLQVQSAELDVESSEEDQASIILSSLQSVQAGSQNHMDLEKPNQLPSTEHINQEVCWDASPESHPEYLPSQALTSEFLPESSGQELLVTKQTLESLDSTLPRSVLPPEATVVNLEDMPPLPPLPPMQWRMGKQHASLFSQRELVGVGQDSLLPIQPPESDEKAQFDMPAPQREVLPPQNPFLPLTSEEGEKFQHVSEPVMGGAQFSNSFLSLPEASHDGSGSNHLASEEEKVKTGSNPFTGPSSECITFTHDPESSHGSIIQPVQQVTPETGIEPKILQHSLKNSESELGEPLSTSVTAPPMVEQPQHSLPTSEGEIAWSSHNSAVMSDYEGGRSNGVPVSKLPRPRNPLIDAVAAHGQSKLRKVTERVRPQVEPKVDERDSMLQQIRTKSFNLKPAMMTRSSTVTRPSIQGPATNLRVAAILEKANAIRQAHAGSDEDDDDDSWSDT; encoded by the exons ATGCCGTTGACGAGGTACCAGATAAGGAACGAGTACGGCTTGGCCGATCCGGAACTGTACGGAGCAGCCGATAGGGATGATCCGGAGGCTCTTCTGGAAGGCGTGGCCATGGCGGGCCTCGTCGGCGTTTTGCGGCAGCTGGGCGACCTTGCCGA GTTTGCTGCTGAAATATTTCATGACTTGCACGAGGAAGTAATGGGAACCGCTACACGAGGCCACGGTCTAGTGGTTCGTGTCCAACAGCTTGAAGCAGACTTTCCTTCAATTGAGAAGGCACTTCTATCTCAAACCAATCATTCTTCATTCTTTTCCAACCCAG GGGTTGATTGGCATCCTAATCTGCGTTCTGAACAGAATATGATCACCCGTGGAGACTTACCTCGCTTTGTAATGGATTCTTATGAAGAATGCCGTGGTCCTCCCCGGCTGTTCCTTTTGGACAA GTTTGATGTTGCTGGAGCTGGGGCATGTTTGAAGCGGTACACTGATCCATCATTCTTTAAAGTCGAATCAGCATCTTCAATAACAGTAGAGAtgcagagagaaaagaaaacccGTAAAGTGAAG AAGAAAGGATCCCGCTGGAGGAATGGAGAAACCCCAGAAGTTGCACTGACGTCACATGCCAAGTCAAATGCCAA ACTGCATGAATTGTTCCTGGAGGAGCGTATTGAGAATCGTTCCAGTGATCCTGTATGTCGTGTGAAATTGAAGAAAAGGCATTTGAATGGATCTGCAGTTGACTCAAAAACTGGGAAAAGTTACATGAAAACATTTCTGGAGACTCTTTCACCAGAACACAAACTTATTTGTGAAACTTCTGTTGCTCCACCGCTCTTGAGATTGACCTTAGATGATAGTGGTGAGCCAGACCTTAGAATACTTGACATCACTACAGTGAGTCCTGCTGAAATGTCCCCAGAAAGGGAAATTGCTAGCTTTTCACCTGATGTCCATAAAGATATATTAAAACCATCCATAGATGGCTTTAATAGGGGGGTTTTTGATAGAGAAATTCCAGAGGGGTCTGATCCAAACTCTGATGTTGAGACAAATGAAAATTATTCCAACCTTCATCAGGTGGCAGCAGATATGCAATTAGCAGTTGGTGGAGAACATAAAACTGAAGGCAGCATGGAGGGGTCCACCCTCTCCAGTTATGTTGAGAGGACAAGTGAGGTAGACAATTACATGGATGCTCTTGCAAATATAGAATCAGAAATGGAAATTAACAATGAATTTCAGCCTAAGAACAATCTACGCTTCCAGAATGTGGAGAAATATGGGATAGACTCTAATGCAGATGATGGGCATCTGGAGCTTCAAACTCGATTTTCGgattctcaatcaattggaAACTCCTCTACATCAGATGACGGGAAGAATTCATTTGAAAAAGATACAGCCAGTTTTTCGCACTCTgataatccaaacaatgtggttgAGAATTCACCATCAGAGTGTAATGGAGCAGCTAAAGAATTCCCTTTCACTGAAACCTGTGGAGCTGAGATTTTTGAGATGTCGTCCAACCAGCAATCTGAATTCGTGGATCCCCTAGCAGCCACAACAAAGAAGCATGCGTTGTCTCATAATGCATGCATTGTGGAAGACATAAACCCTGATCCTGGAGATACATCTTACAGTTCATTTGTTAGGGATACAAGTCCTACACTACAGCACTCAGACCCTGGAGCAAACTCGCCAGTGGTATCATTGGCCGGACCTGTGTTAGATGATACCCCCTCTGACGAAATTAAAGTTGGTTATAAATCACTAGACATTGATGAAAATGTGACAAATCTGGATAATTCTCTGGCTGTTGTCCCCAACTCCCAGACTAACGATGAATCCCCAAGTACTTCACCAAGACATCCTGTTGATGAATCAGATATAGAAGCTTTAGGTGTCAGTTCTGATGCTTTGCCACATTTATCAAAAGTTGAATCCCTTGCTTCTGAAGATCAAAGTGGAAATATTGCTGTGAATGAAATACTTCAGACACAATGTGCTGATGAAGATTCCTTAGAAAGATTTGCGAGAAAGTTTGATTCACCACGTTTAAGTATTTCATCAACAGAAGAGCAGCTTTCCTCAGCTCTGCCAGAAGAACAAACATCTTCAG TCAACTCTGAAGTAGTGCCGTTTATGGTGGATGCTGCACGGAATCATAGCTCAGAAGAGCCTGCAGTGGACGCTGCACAGAGTCATAGCTCAGAAGAGCCTGTAGTGGATGCTCCACAGACACATGGTCTAATAGATCAGCAGGATGCTTGGCAGGCACATTTCCTAACCGAGCAGCAGGATGCTCCAGAGACATGTGGCCTAACAAAGCAGCAGGATGCTTCACAAACACATGGCCTAACAAAGCAGCAGGATGCTTCACAAACACATGGCCTAACAGAGCAGCAGGATGTTCCCCAGACAAATGGCCTAATAGAGCAGCAATTATCTGATTTAGACGAGGACGTTCCCCAAATTGAATCTGTTAAAGAAGAAGCGGGTGTTCCACATTATGAAGAAAAATTCAATGTAGAAGAGAGATCTAGGGCCATGGATGACGAGGAATTACGATTATTCACCAGCCATGCCGATGTAGGAGGTGATATCGTTTCTGTGGAACTGACATCTAATTGTCCAACTTTCCCAGGCCATGAGGATCATGTGGATTCAGATGAAGTGGTGCCTGAAACACTAAATGTAGAAACTGTTGCTGTGCCCTCTGCTGCTGTTGCCGAACCTGATAATGACGTCAATGATGTCAGTTATTCATCTCCAAATGCAATTTCTTCTTCACCAACGAATTTTATAAATTTGCATGGATCTCTTCCAGGATTTGGGGATTTTCGTGACAAAGAATCTGAACTGGATGAGGTTTCTCCAGAATCTGTCACAGACTCAGAAGTGCAAATGGAAGCAAGTAAAACAGATGTTTCTCCAGATTCAGAATCTAACTCAAGTCAAACAGTTACTCATGACCATTCCAGTCCAAAAGCATCTGATGATGGTCAAAATTTCTCTCTGGATGAACAGATTGAGAACAGTTTGGCTGTGTGTGATGTCCCTGCAGAATCAAACCCAAGCGAATCAACTACTTATGACCATTCCAGTTCAAAAGTATTTGACGATGGTCATAATTTCACTCTGGATGAACTAACTGAAAGCAGTTTGGCTGTTGGAGATGTGACCATAGACTCAGCATCTTTAGAAAATACAGAAGTTGTGTCTTCACCTACCTGCTACCTCCCAGAGCCTGAAACTAGTTTGGAGAATTCATTGGAGTTGCAAGCAAATCAAGTTGATATCAAGGATTTGCCAACAGATGGAGCAAGGGATCAGCCAGAAGCTGACTTAAAGCGTTCTCTGCAGGTTCAATCTGCTGAGCTTGATGTGGAAAGTTCTGAAGAAGATCAAGCGAGTATCATCTTATCAAGTCTTCAATCTGTACAGGCAGGGTCTCAAAACCACATGGATCTGGAGAAACCCAACCAGTTACCCTCTACGGAGCACATCAATCAGGAAGTATGCTGGGATGCTTCCCCGGAATCTCATCCTGAATATCTTCCAAGCCAAGCTTTAACATCAGAGTTCTTACCAGAATCATCAGGCCAGGAACTTCTTGTTACGAAGCAAACATTAGAATCATTAGATTCTACCCTTCCTAGATCAGTCCTGCCCCCTGAAGCTACCGTGGTCAATCTGGAAGACATGCCACCATTGCCACCTTTACCACCAATgcaatggaggatgggaaaacAACACGCTTCCCTTTTTTCACAGAGAGAATTGGTTGGAGTTGGTCAGGATTCGTTGCTGCCAATACAGCCACCGGAATCTGATGAGAAAGCTCAATTTGATATGCCAGCACCACAGAGAGAGGTGCTGCCTCCCCAGAACCCATTTTTGCCTCTCACGTCTGAAGAAGGCGAGAAGTTCCAACATGTTTCTGAACCTGTAATGG GGGGGGCACAATTTTCAAACTCATTTTTATCGTTACCAGAGGCATCTCATGATGGGTCTGGAAGTAATCACTTAGCTTCAGAGGAAGAAAAAGTTAAGACTGGTTCAAATCCATTCACTGGACCAAGCTCGGAATGTATAACTTTTACACATGACCCTGAATCTTCTCATGGATCGATTATCCAGCCAGTGCAGCAGGTAACTCCGGAGACAGGTATTGAGCCTAAGATACTTCAACATTCACTGAAAAATTCAGAATCAGAACTAGGAGAACCTCTTTCCACATCTGTGACAGCACCACCAAT